The following are encoded in a window of Longibacter salinarum genomic DNA:
- a CDS encoding AbrB/MazE/SpoVT family DNA-binding domain-containing protein, with product MPTVSVIERVDGDLQVAIPEDMLDHRHLEEGDRVHVIETSSGILIVPFDADFEEAMTFYNESKAEYSDVLRALSG from the coding sequence ATGCCCACGGTTTCTGTCATCGAACGCGTCGACGGCGATCTGCAGGTCGCGATCCCCGAGGATATGCTCGACCACCGCCATCTCGAGGAGGGCGACCGTGTCCACGTCATCGAAACGTCCAGCGGCATTCTCATCGTCCCATTCGATGCGGATTTCGAGGAAGCGATGACGTTTTACAACGAAAGCAAAGCGGAATATAGCGATGTTCTCCGCGCGCTTTCCGGATGA
- a CDS encoding class II D-tagatose-bisphosphate aldolase non-catalytic subunit translates to MTTPSTPAARLRRDARAAECSQTVFLTDRLMKEWADDHGRVRHTLLAVCPNSETVTRSALQAANEARAPLLYAATLNQVDRNGGYTDWTPATFSAFVSKEVDRLGVDVPVILCLDHGGPWKKDAHVRDGLDYETSLAEVKTSIRACIDAGYDLLHLDPTVDLRLPPGQPVAIETIVERTVELLQDAEAHRNETERGPIAYEVGTEESGGGLQSEDRFCDFLRLLGAELDRKNLPRPRFVVGDVGTRLDTSHVNGVRIERLTTEARRQIGALLKGHYTDSVHDLTVYPLSGVGGANVGPGLSAAEFDAIKDLVKLEQRLDIDSGFIDAVRTAVIESGRWRKWLHPEEAGLDFMDLPKDRRDWLVHTGSRYVWTNPSVQSARRRLYDNVRDYRDPEAFVHWRVRTEILRYMHAFNLVGLTERL, encoded by the coding sequence ATGACCACACCATCCACACCCGCTGCCCGGCTCCGGCGCGATGCTCGTGCGGCGGAGTGCTCGCAGACGGTATTTCTCACGGATCGCCTGATGAAGGAATGGGCGGATGATCACGGGCGGGTCCGCCACACGCTGCTGGCCGTTTGCCCGAACTCCGAGACGGTGACGCGGTCTGCGCTTCAGGCCGCGAACGAAGCGCGCGCGCCGCTCCTCTACGCTGCGACCCTTAATCAGGTGGATCGCAACGGGGGTTACACGGACTGGACGCCGGCAACGTTTTCGGCGTTCGTATCGAAAGAAGTCGACCGGCTGGGCGTTGACGTGCCGGTCATCCTCTGCCTCGACCATGGCGGTCCGTGGAAGAAGGACGCGCACGTCCGTGACGGACTGGACTACGAAACCTCTCTCGCGGAAGTTAAAACATCCATTCGCGCCTGCATCGACGCCGGCTACGACCTCCTCCATCTCGACCCCACCGTGGACCTGCGCCTCCCCCCGGGCCAGCCCGTCGCCATTGAAACTATCGTCGAGCGAACAGTCGAACTTCTTCAGGATGCGGAAGCTCACCGAAACGAGACGGAGCGCGGCCCGATCGCGTACGAAGTCGGCACGGAGGAAAGCGGCGGGGGATTACAGAGCGAGGATCGATTCTGCGATTTCCTACGGCTTCTCGGCGCCGAACTTGACCGCAAGAACCTACCTCGACCGCGTTTCGTCGTCGGTGATGTCGGCACGCGGCTCGACACCTCGCACGTGAACGGCGTGCGCATTGAACGCCTCACGACGGAGGCTCGACGCCAGATCGGCGCCCTTCTGAAAGGTCACTACACCGACTCCGTCCACGACCTCACGGTGTACCCGCTCAGTGGTGTTGGTGGAGCCAACGTGGGGCCTGGCCTGTCCGCTGCCGAATTCGATGCCATAAAAGACCTCGTCAAGCTCGAACAGCGGCTCGATATTGACTCCGGATTTATCGACGCCGTACGTACCGCAGTAATTGAGAGCGGCCGGTGGCGGAAGTGGCTGCACCCAGAGGAAGCCGGGCTCGACTTTATGGACCTGCCGAAAGACCGGCGCGACTGGCTCGTCCACACAGGATCCCGGTACGTCTGGACCAATCCGAGCGTGCAGTCTGCCCGCCGACGATTGTATGATAACGTACGGGATTACCGGGACCCGGAAGCCTTCGTGCACTGGCGCGTGCGCACCGAGATTCTACGCTACATGCACGCGTTCAACCTGGTCGGGCTCACTGAGCGGCTATGA
- a CDS encoding BatA domain-containing protein, giving the protein MSFLNPFVLLALATVAIPLLLHLFNLRRPQRVDFSSLSFVKELQKSAVQRVRIKQWLLLALRMLAIACLVLAFAQPTLTGGLSGVGQKVRTAHAIVIDNSLSMTMSDADGEYLKQALAQADDVLSTASDGDDVIVWPTARAVAARPSLMQNLPAARDAIRQVEPAAGATELSTAIAQAAQALSESTAPRKVVYVASDLQASMLGDSTATSMPEDVVTTLLPVGDRSHANAGVTDVQVKSRIIEVGQAVEIEATLVNHGSETLPGSVASVYLQGERVAQATADLEPGQPETVSFTVSPASRGWLTGTVEIEDDAFSPDNARPFVLHVPEERRVLVVRGEGQRTRYVDLALSSEMTSDRLAFQTETISEAALPSTELGGYDAVLLVGPRSLSSGEISSLKRYVERGGGMMLFPSAQARPEQYGSLFSELGAGSFRGFSGELGTRRSIATFDRVDLQHPLFDGVFDAESDPSSSEVESPDVYYAMNAPTAGARGQTLIDLSNGYPFLQELRAGSGVALVAAVAPDPEWSDLPVRGLFIPLLYRSVYYLSAGTSVGGETITAGASHELRVTAVLTEQELRLVGPDGVDRVPEQRSLFGATLLEVGQDLHETGIYDVMSGETLVRRLAVALRAEESDLSAASVDVARSKLSEATGHSVEPLVTSDTESVAAALEQQRAGTEIWNVFLLLALIFLVAEQVLARLWQPETVSA; this is encoded by the coding sequence GTGAGTTTTCTCAACCCGTTCGTTCTGCTTGCGCTGGCGACGGTAGCCATCCCGCTGCTCCTGCACCTCTTCAATCTGCGACGGCCGCAGCGTGTCGACTTCAGCTCGCTTTCGTTCGTCAAGGAGCTGCAGAAGTCGGCGGTGCAGCGTGTTCGCATCAAGCAGTGGCTGTTGCTAGCTCTTCGGATGCTCGCGATCGCCTGTCTGGTGCTTGCCTTTGCCCAACCAACGCTGACAGGCGGTCTCTCCGGGGTTGGGCAAAAGGTTCGCACGGCGCACGCTATCGTCATTGACAACTCCCTGTCCATGACGATGTCGGATGCGGACGGAGAGTATCTGAAGCAGGCGCTTGCCCAGGCCGACGATGTCCTTTCCACCGCATCGGATGGTGACGACGTGATCGTGTGGCCCACGGCCCGGGCCGTGGCTGCGCGTCCCTCGCTGATGCAGAATCTGCCGGCGGCCCGCGATGCGATTCGGCAGGTCGAACCGGCAGCGGGTGCGACCGAGCTGTCAACAGCAATTGCGCAGGCCGCACAGGCGCTTTCTGAAAGCACCGCTCCGCGGAAGGTTGTGTATGTCGCATCGGACCTGCAGGCGTCAATGCTGGGCGACTCAACGGCGACATCGATGCCGGAGGACGTGGTGACGACGCTCCTTCCGGTCGGGGATCGCTCACACGCCAATGCCGGCGTCACCGATGTGCAGGTCAAAAGCCGCATTATCGAGGTGGGGCAGGCGGTCGAGATCGAGGCGACGCTGGTCAATCACGGGAGCGAGACGCTTCCCGGATCGGTTGCGAGCGTCTACCTTCAGGGGGAGCGTGTTGCGCAGGCGACGGCCGACCTTGAGCCAGGCCAACCCGAGACGGTGTCGTTTACCGTGTCGCCCGCCTCGCGTGGGTGGCTGACCGGCACCGTCGAGATCGAGGATGACGCGTTTTCTCCAGACAATGCGCGTCCTTTCGTGCTTCACGTGCCGGAGGAGCGTCGTGTTCTCGTCGTCCGAGGGGAGGGTCAGCGAACGCGCTACGTCGACCTGGCGCTGTCGTCTGAGATGACATCGGATCGCCTTGCCTTTCAAACAGAAACGATTTCGGAAGCGGCGCTGCCATCCACCGAACTGGGCGGATACGACGCCGTGCTGCTGGTCGGGCCGCGGAGTCTGTCGAGTGGCGAGATCAGCTCTCTCAAGCGCTACGTGGAGCGGGGCGGCGGCATGATGCTCTTCCCCAGCGCGCAGGCTCGACCCGAGCAGTACGGCAGCCTCTTCTCTGAACTCGGAGCGGGAAGCTTCCGCGGGTTTAGTGGTGAACTGGGCACGCGCCGCTCCATCGCTACGTTCGACCGCGTGGATCTTCAGCATCCGCTTTTCGATGGCGTGTTTGACGCGGAGAGCGATCCTTCGTCCTCTGAGGTTGAGAGTCCGGACGTGTACTACGCGATGAATGCACCCACCGCCGGCGCCCGGGGACAGACGCTCATCGATCTGTCGAACGGCTATCCGTTTCTGCAGGAGCTTCGCGCGGGGAGCGGCGTCGCCCTGGTTGCCGCCGTGGCTCCGGACCCGGAGTGGAGCGACCTTCCTGTCCGCGGATTGTTTATCCCTTTACTGTATCGATCCGTGTACTACCTCTCGGCAGGGACGTCCGTCGGCGGGGAAACTATCACGGCAGGAGCGTCGCACGAGCTGCGCGTCACGGCTGTGCTGACCGAGCAAGAACTTCGACTGGTTGGGCCCGATGGCGTCGACCGCGTTCCAGAACAGCGATCTCTCTTCGGCGCGACGCTCCTTGAAGTGGGACAAGATCTCCATGAGACCGGAATCTATGACGTTATGTCCGGGGAGACCTTGGTTCGGCGCCTTGCGGTCGCTCTTCGTGCTGAGGAATCAGATCTGTCTGCGGCGTCCGTCGATGTGGCGCGATCAAAGCTAAGTGAGGCCACCGGACACTCGGTCGAGCCTCTGGTGACGTCCGACACAGAGAGTGTTGCAGCAGCTCTCGAACAGCAGCGTGCGGGGACGGAAATCTGGAACGTCTTTTTGTTGCTGGCGTTGATTTTCCTGGTTGCTGAACAGGTTCTCGCACGGCTCTGGCAGCCCGAAACGGTCTCTGCCTAG
- a CDS encoding amidohydrolase family protein yields MLLPAIDSAAAQSKGVESRALVNGTLIQLGQAPLADAVIVIRGDEIAAVGSGDSVDIPEDAQVIDVSGRYVMPGMIDGHVHFFQSGGLYARPDVVDLRNVRPYEEEIAGIKERLPDTFRRYLASGVTSVVDVGGPMWNLDVRAQTDTMTAAPTVVTAGPLISSVEPDEFTVDDKPILRFESPEAAREEVRRQIDAGVDIVKIWYIVRGDGPEAFRPVVDAVIEEAHGRDTRVAVHATQLETAHAAVEAGADILVHSVYDQPVDDAFVRQLVEQDVIYVPTLMVSERYRETFAQTLDLTVAEHRIGQKDVIGSLFDLQVIADSLVPNRIQQMISSRPDIPSDSVAIRNLKAVHDAGVTIAAGTDAGNIGTLHGPSLSREFELMRAAGLTPAEVLATATVGGAALMGQDNLGRIEPGMQADLAIVRGNPLEDLQHAFEVDAVMRRGNLMKIRALVPPTAEAAVQQQLNAYNAHDLDGFMDAYADSVQIYTYPNRLDAEGKEAMREPYAGMFKDSPNLFANVTKRMQQGEFVVDYERVTGLGEDELTVIAMYHVNEDGKIDRVEFVR; encoded by the coding sequence ATGCTGCTTCCCGCCATCGATTCAGCTGCGGCCCAGAGCAAGGGCGTCGAGTCTCGGGCACTCGTCAACGGAACCCTGATCCAACTGGGACAGGCGCCGCTGGCCGATGCTGTGATCGTCATCCGAGGCGACGAGATAGCCGCGGTTGGGTCTGGAGATAGCGTCGACATTCCCGAGGATGCACAAGTCATCGATGTGTCCGGTCGCTACGTCATGCCGGGGATGATCGACGGCCACGTTCACTTCTTTCAGAGCGGAGGCCTGTATGCCCGGCCGGACGTCGTCGATCTTCGTAACGTGCGACCGTACGAGGAAGAGATTGCCGGAATTAAGGAGCGTCTTCCTGATACCTTCCGCCGTTACCTTGCCAGCGGGGTCACGTCGGTGGTTGACGTCGGTGGGCCGATGTGGAACCTGGACGTTCGTGCGCAGACCGACACAATGACTGCGGCACCGACGGTTGTTACAGCAGGTCCGCTTATTTCCAGTGTCGAACCCGACGAGTTCACGGTTGATGATAAACCGATCCTGCGATTCGAGTCGCCGGAGGCCGCGCGGGAGGAGGTCCGCCGGCAGATTGACGCGGGCGTTGACATCGTCAAGATCTGGTACATCGTGCGTGGGGACGGACCGGAGGCCTTCCGCCCGGTGGTGGATGCGGTGATCGAGGAGGCGCACGGTCGGGATACGCGTGTTGCGGTTCATGCGACGCAACTGGAGACGGCCCATGCAGCCGTCGAAGCCGGCGCCGACATTCTCGTGCACAGTGTGTACGACCAGCCGGTGGACGACGCGTTCGTACGGCAGCTGGTGGAGCAAGACGTCATCTATGTGCCGACGCTGATGGTGAGCGAGCGGTATCGCGAAACGTTCGCGCAGACGCTGGACCTCACCGTCGCGGAGCACCGGATTGGACAGAAAGACGTCATCGGATCTCTATTCGACCTCCAGGTGATCGCGGATTCGCTGGTTCCGAATCGAATCCAGCAGATGATCTCGAGTCGGCCGGACATTCCGTCGGACTCGGTGGCCATCCGCAATCTGAAGGCGGTACACGATGCGGGCGTTACGATCGCTGCAGGAACGGATGCCGGTAACATCGGCACACTTCACGGGCCGTCGCTCTCCCGGGAATTCGAGCTGATGCGGGCCGCGGGATTGACGCCCGCCGAAGTACTTGCTACAGCGACGGTTGGCGGTGCGGCGCTCATGGGGCAGGACAATCTGGGCCGGATCGAGCCGGGCATGCAGGCCGACCTCGCGATCGTGCGGGGTAATCCACTTGAGGATCTGCAGCACGCGTTTGAGGTCGATGCTGTGATGCGCCGCGGCAACCTGATGAAGATTCGCGCGCTGGTTCCACCCACGGCGGAAGCGGCCGTTCAGCAGCAACTCAATGCGTACAATGCACACGACCTGGATGGCTTCATGGACGCCTACGCAGACAGCGTTCAGATCTACACCTATCCGAATCGGCTCGACGCCGAGGGTAAGGAGGCAATGCGCGAGCCGTATGCCGGCATGTTTAAGGATTCACCGAACCTCTTCGCGAATGTCACCAAGCGCATGCAGCAGGGCGAGTTCGTGGTCGACTACGAGCGTGTGACGGGGCTCGGAGAGGACGAACTCACCGTCATCGCGATGTATCACGTCAACGAGGACGGAAAAATCGACCGCGTGGAGTTCGTACGGTAG
- a CDS encoding DUF4397 domain-containing protein: MFRYLQQFALPFAVTVLTLAIGLLGFVAPAHAQDAQVQIIHNSPDPDASTVDIYIEELDGTPVTDIQDVDFRTATGFLSLAPGDYNIFVAGPQSTGSGDAIVGPVQVTLAAGMNYTVVANGVLTPGDFSDGGTGNSLGFTLDVAADARPTVDSQDGDVEIRAVHGSPDAPTVDVLAGGAVFVNDAAYNAITGYANAGAGPVTLEVTPGNDNSTVVASFDVDLTGFADETLTVVASGFLTPGNQTPSPVAPFTLIAVDAEGNVIDLGAARVQIIHNAPDPAAETVDIYVDGELAPALDDFAFRSATPFIDLNSGVRSVAVAPGNSTGVGDAIATFDLQVEANASLAIIASGVLTPADFETNPDGEATGFELLIEAGVREVPATAGNAEVLVVHGAPDAPTVDAFVPGAGVTLADGAAYTGITDYTSVPTGTYPVSITDDSRAVTVATFTAPLTSATTALVLASGFYTPYNDPVGGSGTEPALGLLAVFPNGDTALLPVENTLSINEFLADPTVTDGGVDANGDGTIDTGDDFVEIMNISSAPVDISGYELDDEAGGGGAPYVFPAGTTLEPGEAAVIFSGGTPAGIAGFVDVGLPALNNGGDDIILRDDGGNVLQSLTYPVPGAVPEADGVSTARNVNGVGGFALQADFGVMTDASAGINNDNGVPLPVEFGAFTASIDGNDVVLNWTTLSETNNAGFDIQQKFAGSGFRSVGQVEGQGTTSEPTEYAFRVTDLESGTHQFRLRQVDIDGVESFSSTVTATINLTERYTLSSVAPNPVTSKATATLQVKTAQPVTVELYDLLGRRVSTLFSGSMSGQETRTLSVDASSLPSGVYFLRVQGEQFDGVQRFVVTR, translated from the coding sequence ATGTTTCGATATTTGCAACAGTTCGCGTTACCGTTTGCGGTGACCGTGCTTACCCTAGCCATCGGTTTACTTGGATTTGTCGCACCTGCTCATGCACAGGATGCCCAGGTTCAAATCATTCATAACTCGCCAGATCCGGATGCATCCACGGTCGACATCTACATTGAGGAACTGGATGGAACGCCGGTCACAGACATACAGGACGTCGACTTTCGTACGGCCACCGGCTTTCTCTCGCTCGCACCGGGCGACTACAACATCTTTGTCGCCGGGCCGCAAAGCACTGGATCTGGCGATGCGATCGTCGGACCCGTTCAGGTTACGCTCGCTGCAGGCATGAACTACACCGTCGTGGCGAATGGCGTGCTCACGCCTGGTGACTTCAGCGATGGAGGGACAGGCAACTCGCTAGGTTTTACTCTCGATGTCGCCGCGGACGCGCGCCCTACAGTTGACTCACAGGACGGAGATGTCGAAATTCGGGCCGTCCATGGTTCGCCCGATGCTCCGACGGTGGATGTCCTGGCCGGAGGAGCCGTATTTGTCAACGACGCGGCATATAATGCGATTACGGGCTATGCCAATGCAGGTGCGGGCCCCGTCACGCTTGAGGTGACGCCCGGTAACGATAACAGCACGGTCGTCGCATCCTTTGATGTCGACCTCACCGGGTTTGCGGATGAGACGCTCACGGTCGTTGCGTCCGGCTTTCTGACGCCAGGTAACCAGACGCCTTCCCCCGTCGCTCCGTTTACGTTGATCGCGGTCGATGCGGAGGGGAATGTCATCGACTTAGGCGCAGCACGCGTCCAAATCATCCATAATGCGCCGGATCCGGCTGCCGAAACCGTCGACATCTACGTCGACGGAGAGCTGGCACCAGCGCTGGACGACTTCGCGTTTCGTAGCGCAACGCCCTTCATCGATCTGAACTCCGGCGTTCGGTCCGTTGCCGTAGCTCCGGGTAACAGCACCGGCGTGGGGGATGCTATCGCGACCTTCGATCTTCAGGTGGAAGCGAACGCCTCCCTGGCCATCATAGCAAGCGGGGTTCTTACGCCCGCCGACTTCGAGACGAACCCAGATGGAGAGGCGACCGGTTTTGAGCTACTAATTGAGGCAGGTGTTCGTGAGGTGCCAGCAACGGCTGGTAACGCTGAAGTCCTTGTCGTCCACGGTGCGCCCGACGCGCCGACCGTCGATGCGTTCGTGCCGGGAGCCGGGGTCACGCTTGCGGATGGAGCGGCATATACCGGCATCACCGATTACACGAGCGTTCCAACCGGTACGTATCCGGTTTCGATCACCGACGATTCGCGCGCCGTAACCGTCGCTACCTTCACCGCGCCGCTCACTTCAGCCACTACGGCACTCGTTCTGGCCTCCGGGTTCTACACTCCGTACAACGATCCCGTCGGGGGGAGCGGCACGGAGCCCGCTCTCGGACTGCTCGCCGTGTTTCCAAATGGTGATACTGCGTTGCTTCCCGTGGAGAACACGCTCTCGATTAACGAATTCCTCGCCGATCCAACGGTTACGGATGGGGGCGTTGATGCAAATGGTGACGGCACAATCGACACCGGAGATGACTTTGTCGAGATCATGAACATCTCGAGCGCCCCGGTCGACATCAGTGGCTATGAGCTAGATGACGAAGCGGGAGGTGGTGGAGCACCGTACGTCTTCCCCGCTGGAACGACGCTTGAGCCCGGCGAGGCGGCCGTCATATTCAGCGGCGGTACGCCCGCAGGCATCGCGGGCTTCGTTGATGTTGGACTTCCGGCACTGAACAACGGAGGCGACGATATCATCCTGAGAGACGACGGAGGCAACGTCTTGCAGTCGCTGACTTACCCGGTGCCGGGAGCGGTACCAGAAGCTGATGGTGTCTCCACGGCTCGCAACGTAAACGGCGTCGGAGGCTTCGCGCTGCAGGCGGACTTCGGCGTAATGACCGATGCCTCGGCTGGCATCAATAACGACAACGGCGTGCCGCTTCCGGTCGAGTTCGGCGCGTTTACGGCCTCGATCGACGGCAATGACGTCGTGCTCAACTGGACGACGCTGTCGGAGACGAATAACGCCGGCTTCGACATCCAGCAAAAATTTGCTGGCAGCGGCTTCCGGTCCGTCGGACAGGTGGAGGGGCAAGGGACGACCTCGGAGCCGACGGAGTACGCCTTCCGCGTCACAGACCTGGAGTCCGGGACCCACCAGTTCCGCCTCCGCCAGGTGGACATCGATGGAGTTGAAAGCTTCAGTTCCACGGTGACGGCGACGATCAATCTGACGGAGCGATACACGCTGTCGAGCGTCGCACCGAATCCGGTCACCTCGAAGGCAACGGCGACGCTGCAGGTGAAGACGGCGCAGCCGGTGACGGTGGAGTTGTACGATCTCCTCGGTCGGCGGGTGAGCACGCTGTTTTCCGGCTCAATGTCGGGGCAGGAGACGCGAACGCTCAGCGTTGACGCGTCCTCGCTTCCGAGTGGCGTGTACTTCCTCCGCGTACAGGGAGAGCAGTTTGACGGCGTGCAACGCTTCGTTGTCACGCGGTAG
- a CDS encoding TlpA family protein disulfide reductase produces MSTDSSSAGSSTGTAQSSLLRRVGRFVWDYWHWPVLLGAAVYLYLQLMPPIDLSEPSSPAPSVTAQTLDGDTFRLSDYRGDIVVVNVWATWCPPCRVEMPGFVDLQAEMKEQDVQFIGISVDRTGDDLVRDFVTEYEINFPTIHDPRVAARHFPGNTVPRTYLIDREGQIRYEHTGLILKPALRDAIEDLLAE; encoded by the coding sequence ATGTCCACAGATTCTTCCTCCGCCGGATCGTCGACCGGCACCGCCCAATCGTCCCTGCTTCGCCGCGTTGGCCGCTTCGTCTGGGACTACTGGCACTGGCCCGTGCTGCTGGGTGCAGCCGTCTACCTCTACCTCCAGCTGATGCCACCGATTGATCTCTCGGAGCCCAGTTCGCCGGCACCGTCCGTCACAGCGCAGACGCTTGACGGAGACACATTCCGGCTATCGGATTACCGGGGCGACATTGTCGTCGTCAACGTGTGGGCAACGTGGTGTCCGCCGTGCCGCGTAGAGATGCCGGGATTTGTCGATCTGCAGGCGGAAATGAAGGAGCAAGACGTGCAATTCATCGGCATCTCCGTCGACCGTACCGGCGACGATCTGGTTCGCGACTTCGTCACCGAGTACGAAATCAACTTTCCGACCATCCACGATCCCCGGGTGGCCGCCCGGCATTTTCCCGGGAATACGGTTCCCCGAACGTATCTCATCGATCGGGAGGGGCAGATCCGGTACGAGCATACGGGGCTCATCCTGAAGCCGGCACTGCGAGACGCAATTGAAGACCTTCTCGCCGAGTGA
- a CDS encoding type II toxin-antitoxin system death-on-curing family toxin — MPDAGSSYRSPDTSDKDRPPPDPLGENVEEPNSSEPRTREEGSAEPRWITRPMLDAMHADLVRTYGGLPGVNADGLISLALARPRDRWATKEQRPDLADLASTYVYALSKNAGYRDCNLHVAFMAMNVFLDLNGRRLEVEPDAQIPKLIRGVASNGPETLASWIRERWKKR, encoded by the coding sequence ATGCCTGACGCTGGATCATCATATCGTTCGCCCGACACATCTGATAAAGATCGTCCTCCGCCGGACCCGTTGGGCGAAAACGTGGAGGAGCCGAACAGCTCCGAGCCACGCACTCGGGAAGAGGGGAGTGCCGAACCGCGGTGGATCACTCGGCCAATGCTAGATGCAATGCACGCTGACCTGGTACGAACGTACGGCGGCCTTCCCGGCGTCAATGCCGATGGACTCATCAGTCTGGCCCTCGCTCGGCCCCGAGACCGGTGGGCAACGAAAGAGCAGCGTCCGGACCTCGCAGATCTGGCGTCCACATATGTGTACGCCCTTTCGAAAAATGCCGGCTACCGCGACTGCAATCTCCACGTCGCATTTATGGCGATGAACGTCTTTCTCGACCTGAATGGCCGGCGGCTGGAGGTCGAGCCGGACGCTCAGATTCCCAAGCTGATTCGGGGCGTCGCCAGCAATGGTCCAGAAACCCTTGCGTCGTGGATCCGGGAGCGTTGGAAGAAGCGATAG
- a CDS encoding LamG-like jellyroll fold domain-containing protein produces MNWQQLVALWCVLMISSAPATGQKLLTYYSFDRPPEAGVDAEYRTGEVIADDSGNGRYLRVTGKGVSWTTEGRLNGAVRLTGGPGFLKDPNANKYLNGLDAFTITVWVRSDEIPTDSGILNTRPPDGNDQNISLRYDAEGLFGGAPNVIKGGVRTVNGKQEYESRMYAQASQWQHIALIYESGKPLVLFINGTFDKATYSPLKTSGPTVGNVHLRVGEGAKRRSDIWNGGLDELRIYSGVLSPREVRATMSQELPVELSGFTATSDDDAAVLQWETVSETNNDGFHIEHSAPGATTFKTIGFRAGQGTTSEATRYSFETIDLAPGRHTFRLRQVDVDGQETVFDPVTVDVAMSKPLAMTTYPNPLRESGTVQIQVEDAADVSVEVFNLLGQRVKTLHAGPIRPGAPLHLRLTTDQLPSGTYFVRARTAGTTMTRRVSVVR; encoded by the coding sequence ATGAACTGGCAACAACTGGTTGCGCTCTGGTGCGTGCTTATGATTAGTTCCGCACCAGCGACCGGCCAAAAACTGCTTACATACTACTCGTTCGATCGCCCGCCTGAAGCTGGCGTGGATGCGGAATACCGAACGGGCGAGGTCATCGCGGACGACAGCGGAAACGGTCGCTACCTCCGAGTAACGGGTAAAGGTGTAAGCTGGACAACGGAAGGACGTCTAAATGGCGCGGTTCGGTTGACTGGTGGTCCCGGCTTTCTGAAAGATCCGAACGCCAACAAATATCTCAACGGGCTCGATGCATTTACGATTACCGTGTGGGTTCGATCGGATGAGATCCCAACAGATTCGGGTATTCTGAATACCCGGCCCCCAGACGGTAATGATCAGAACATTTCTCTTCGGTATGACGCAGAAGGCCTTTTTGGCGGAGCCCCTAACGTAATCAAGGGAGGCGTGCGTACCGTGAACGGCAAACAAGAGTATGAGAGCAGGATGTACGCGCAGGCGTCGCAGTGGCAGCACATCGCGTTGATCTACGAGAGCGGAAAGCCTCTGGTCTTGTTTATCAACGGGACCTTTGACAAGGCGACCTATTCCCCATTGAAAACGTCGGGCCCTACGGTGGGGAACGTGCATCTTCGCGTGGGAGAAGGCGCGAAACGACGCAGCGATATCTGGAACGGGGGCCTCGATGAGCTGCGAATTTACTCTGGTGTACTATCTCCAAGGGAGGTGCGGGCGACCATGAGCCAGGAGCTTCCAGTGGAACTGTCTGGCTTTACGGCCACGTCGGACGACGACGCTGCTGTACTGCAGTGGGAGACTGTGTCGGAGACGAACAACGATGGCTTCCACATCGAGCATAGCGCGCCCGGTGCGACGACATTCAAAACGATCGGATTTCGCGCCGGTCAGGGCACGACCAGTGAAGCCACGCGATACTCGTTCGAGACGATAGATCTCGCCCCCGGACGTCATACCTTTCGACTTCGGCAGGTCGACGTAGACGGGCAGGAAACCGTATTCGACCCCGTCACCGTCGACGTTGCGATGTCGAAGCCTCTGGCCATGACAACCTACCCGAACCCGTTACGGGAGAGTGGGACGGTGCAGATCCAGGTCGAAGATGCAGCCGATGTCAGCGTGGAGGTGTTTAATCTTCTGGGACAGCGCGTCAAGACACTCCATGCTGGTCCCATTCGTCCCGGAGCACCGCTTCACCTGCGCCTTACTACAGACCAACTCCCGAGTGGGACATACTTCGTCCGCGCACGCACCGCCGGGACGACAATGACACGCCGAGTCTCGGTCGTTCGCTAA